A region of Pyxidicoccus parkwaysis DNA encodes the following proteins:
- a CDS encoding S28 family serine protease has translation MRNGARFDWARHVMGALLCAGLMACGSGVNLEPRDSAPGSGLPAEGSGLEQQSREAEAVDIRVRLESIPGLTVLSDTWVNGFRFFILDYEQPVDHQHPGGARFQQRLSLMHRSTAAPMVLDTEGAVLFAEPIPSEPADLLQANQLAVEHRYFGTSRPDSPDWSKLTVRQAAADIHRVVEAFKPLYRSRWLSTGVFKGGTAALTHRYFHPDDVHATVPYATHHSRGLQDERHAHFLRKEAGDSACREKLFAVQRAALSRREALRPFIEALAEQGFTFEVLGEDRALEFAVVELPFSFWEFYGFGWTCDDIPAANVTDEELFAWVSYVSEFEYVFSDQGMEEEAPLHYQQATELGGPGHAQAHLRPLLRYAGEDVPTRFPPLDVAKRYEPWTMLRVETWLRHEAKRVLLVYGDLSPWSASAFEVSARNDSYRVIATDSIGFYSTLSLLPEPQRGFLLGRLSAWAGVPVQLPEVGADTLRRAAGVRPPRAHLAR, from the coding sequence ATGCGGAATGGAGCGCGATTCGATTGGGCGCGTCACGTGATGGGAGCCCTGCTCTGCGCGGGGCTGATGGCCTGCGGGAGCGGAGTCAACCTGGAGCCCCGGGACAGTGCGCCCGGCTCCGGGCTCCCGGCGGAAGGCAGTGGCCTGGAGCAGCAGTCCCGTGAGGCGGAGGCCGTGGACATCCGTGTCCGGCTCGAGTCCATTCCCGGGCTGACGGTGCTGAGTGACACCTGGGTGAACGGGTTCCGCTTCTTCATCCTCGACTACGAGCAGCCGGTGGACCACCAGCACCCGGGCGGGGCTCGCTTCCAGCAACGCTTGTCGCTGATGCACCGCTCGACGGCGGCGCCCATGGTCCTCGACACGGAGGGCGCCGTGCTCTTCGCCGAGCCCATCCCCAGCGAGCCCGCGGACCTGCTCCAGGCGAACCAGCTCGCCGTCGAGCATCGCTACTTCGGCACCTCTCGGCCGGACTCCCCGGACTGGAGCAAGCTGACCGTGCGTCAGGCCGCGGCCGACATCCACCGCGTCGTCGAGGCCTTCAAGCCCCTGTACCGGAGCCGGTGGCTGTCCACCGGCGTCTTCAAGGGAGGCACCGCCGCCCTCACCCATCGGTACTTCCATCCGGACGACGTCCACGCCACCGTGCCCTATGCAACCCATCACAGCCGCGGCCTCCAGGATGAGCGCCACGCGCACTTCCTCCGCAAGGAGGCGGGGGACTCGGCCTGTCGCGAGAAGCTGTTCGCGGTGCAGCGGGCCGCCCTGAGTCGGCGGGAGGCGCTGCGGCCCTTCATCGAGGCGCTCGCCGAGCAGGGCTTCACCTTCGAGGTGCTGGGCGAGGACCGGGCCCTGGAGTTCGCCGTCGTCGAGCTGCCCTTCAGCTTCTGGGAGTTCTACGGCTTCGGGTGGACGTGTGATGACATCCCCGCCGCGAACGTCACGGATGAGGAGTTGTTCGCCTGGGTCAGCTACGTCTCGGAGTTCGAGTACGTCTTCTCCGACCAGGGCATGGAGGAGGAAGCGCCCCTCCACTACCAGCAGGCCACGGAGCTCGGTGGACCCGGCCATGCGCAGGCGCATCTGCGGCCCCTGCTGCGCTATGCGGGCGAGGACGTGCCCACGCGCTTCCCGCCGCTGGACGTCGCGAAGCGGTATGAGCCCTGGACGATGTTGCGGGTGGAAACGTGGCTGCGTCACGAGGCGAAGCGGGTGCTGCTCGTCTACGGAGACCTGAGCCCCTGGTCCGCGAGCGCCTTCGAGGTCTCCGCGCGCAATGACTCGTACCGCGTCATCGCCACTGACAGCATCGGCTTCTACTCCACGCTGAGCCTGCTGCCGGAGCCCCAGCGCGGCTTCCTTCTCGGCAGGCTTTCCGCGTGGGCGGGAGTGCCCGTCCAGCTTCCCGAGGTGGGTGCCGACACCCTCCGCCGCGCTGCCGGCGTCCGTCCGCCGCGCGCGCATCTGGCAAGGTAG
- a CDS encoding GTP-binding protein translates to MQLNHAQRELTLKIVYYGPGLSGKTTNLRHLHARASAEVRGRLLTVETHDDRTLFFDLLPVFFSTTSGFKVKVKLFTVPGQVIHNATRRIVLQGADAVAFIADSRRSATADNNAYWRNLQENMKENGLDVDQVPVVIQFNKRDLPDARTDAEMEVARKRGREPVVGAVALKGEGVLETFHAVAQAAYRRLDARAHLARNLGLTEEEFLGQIFRRMDVRGTELEALYGQPADGERSGGSR, encoded by the coding sequence TTGCAACTCAACCACGCCCAACGAGAGCTGACGCTCAAGATCGTCTACTACGGGCCCGGGTTGAGCGGGAAGACGACGAACCTGCGCCATCTCCACGCCCGGGCCTCCGCGGAAGTGCGCGGCCGCCTGCTCACCGTGGAGACCCACGACGACCGCACGCTCTTCTTCGACCTGCTGCCCGTCTTCTTCTCCACCACCTCCGGCTTCAAGGTGAAGGTGAAGCTCTTCACCGTGCCCGGCCAGGTCATCCACAACGCGACGCGCCGCATCGTGCTCCAGGGGGCGGACGCGGTGGCCTTCATCGCCGACAGCCGGCGCAGCGCCACCGCGGACAACAACGCGTACTGGCGCAACCTGCAGGAGAACATGAAGGAGAACGGCCTGGACGTGGACCAGGTGCCGGTGGTCATCCAGTTCAACAAGCGGGATTTGCCGGACGCCCGGACGGACGCGGAGATGGAAGTGGCGCGCAAGCGGGGCCGCGAGCCGGTGGTGGGCGCGGTGGCGCTCAAGGGCGAGGGCGTGCTGGAGACCTTCCACGCGGTGGCCCAGGCGGCCTACCGGCGGCTGGACGCGCGCGCCCACCTGGCGCGCAACCTGGGGCTGACGGAGGAGGAGTTCCTCGGGCAGATCTTCCGGAGGATGGACGTGCGGGGCACGGAACTGGAGGCCCTCTACGGGCAGCCCGCCGACGGCGAGCGCAGCGGGGGCTCGCGATGA
- a CDS encoding type IV pilus twitching motility protein PilT, giving the protein MKPLAELLRHLARPGVTELTLATGRPPMIRGSNGYEPVDPAAVTTEDVTRALQAMVGLARAASVTDTPVQWSVNANGLGALSIAAMKRGDLVHLRLSRVTDAAPAPQPAAPAPAPAPAAARAPVAAPAPAAPGSPAPAAARPAPAPAAPAAAPAPAAQPRAAPRASGGAWRGLAGLLEEGRSQGASDVHVVAGRPPLFRLSGELLPQGEVLDAARVEELLLPVVPQRLRAVLEREGSCDFSLDSPEMGRFRVNVGRQRTGLKGTFRVISREIPTLESLGLPAADIAKAVHHHQGLIVITGPSGHGKTSTMTALVDIINRETTHHVLTVEDPVEYVHPRKKALISQREVGSHTKTFASALKGSLREDPDVIVVGELRDTETVRMALAASETGHLLISTMNTPSAAKTIDRLIDLFPPADQQQVRLSLSSGLRLIVSQRLMPGADGKGMVAAAEVLPGSVALGNLIRDNKTFQIPSLQQRGKSLGIVRFEDSLADLVRANKVKLEVAKSFADNPDELEATVTGKRPGTTVAAPETPQDGARLLSKVGSLMGRKGS; this is encoded by the coding sequence ATGAAACCCCTCGCAGAGCTGTTGCGTCACCTGGCCCGTCCCGGAGTCACGGAGCTGACCCTGGCGACCGGCCGCCCGCCGATGATCCGTGGAAGCAACGGCTACGAGCCGGTGGACCCCGCGGCCGTGACAACGGAAGACGTCACCCGCGCCCTGCAGGCCATGGTGGGCCTGGCGCGCGCCGCGTCGGTGACGGACACGCCGGTGCAGTGGTCCGTCAACGCCAACGGCCTGGGCGCGCTCTCCATCGCCGCCATGAAGCGCGGAGACCTGGTGCACCTGCGCCTGTCGCGCGTCACCGACGCCGCGCCCGCCCCGCAGCCCGCTGCTCCGGCTCCCGCGCCAGCGCCCGCCGCCGCGCGCGCTCCGGTGGCGGCCCCCGCTCCCGCGGCGCCGGGGTCCCCTGCCCCCGCCGCGGCCCGGCCTGCCCCCGCGCCCGCTGCTCCGGCGGCGGCTCCGGCTCCGGCCGCGCAGCCCCGTGCCGCGCCTCGCGCCTCGGGAGGTGCGTGGCGCGGGCTGGCCGGGCTGCTCGAGGAGGGACGGAGCCAGGGCGCCAGCGACGTGCACGTGGTGGCGGGCCGCCCGCCCCTCTTCCGCCTCTCCGGAGAGCTGCTCCCGCAGGGCGAGGTGCTGGACGCGGCGCGCGTGGAGGAATTGCTCCTGCCGGTGGTGCCGCAGCGGCTGCGGGCGGTGCTGGAGCGCGAGGGCAGCTGCGACTTCTCGCTGGACTCGCCGGAGATGGGGCGCTTCCGCGTCAACGTGGGCCGGCAGCGCACGGGCCTCAAGGGCACCTTCCGGGTGATTTCGCGCGAAATCCCCACGCTGGAGTCACTGGGCCTGCCGGCGGCGGACATCGCCAAGGCGGTGCACCACCACCAGGGGCTCATCGTCATCACCGGCCCGTCCGGCCACGGCAAGACGAGCACGATGACGGCGCTGGTGGACATCATCAACCGCGAGACGACGCACCACGTGCTCACCGTGGAGGACCCGGTGGAGTACGTGCACCCGCGCAAGAAGGCCCTCATCAGCCAGCGCGAGGTGGGCTCGCACACCAAGACGTTCGCCAGCGCGCTGAAGGGCAGCCTCCGCGAGGACCCGGACGTCATCGTGGTGGGCGAGCTGCGCGACACGGAGACGGTGCGCATGGCGCTGGCGGCCAGCGAGACGGGCCACCTGCTCATCAGCACCATGAACACGCCGAGCGCGGCGAAGACCATCGACCGGCTCATCGACCTCTTCCCGCCCGCGGACCAGCAGCAGGTGCGCCTGTCGCTGTCCAGCGGCCTGCGCCTCATCGTCAGCCAGCGGCTGATGCCGGGCGCGGACGGCAAGGGCATGGTGGCCGCGGCCGAGGTGCTGCCGGGCTCCGTCGCGCTGGGCAACCTCATCCGCGACAACAAGACGTTCCAGATTCCCTCGCTGCAACAGCGTGGCAAGAGCCTGGGCATCGTCCGCTTCGAGGACTCGCTCGCGGACCTGGTGCGCGCCAACAAGGTGAAGCTGGAGGTGGCCAAGAGCTTCGCGGACAACCCGGACGAGCTGGAGGCCACCGTCACCGGCAAGCGGCCCGGCACCACCGTGGCGGCGCCCGAGACACCGCAAGACGGCGCGCGGCTCTTGAGCAAGGTCGGCTCGCTGATGGGCAGGAAGGGCTCCTGA
- a CDS encoding carboxypeptidase regulatory-like domain-containing protein: protein MTPHPSRLWTCVLLGLCACIAFLPVQAFAAGPSPHEQCRTNLQACFDLDERPASEKEAGCKRGDDTDCFLFGLSVIWGSGVPKDEARGFQLLGRACQQKHFSACEQLLTLNAMGEGGAQEAAAARPMLEKSCSGGEPMGCFLLGEIHSWMGSPPHDEPRARTFYEQACERGVVRGCSRLGSSLVGDEELSKGVSKKDLARAKALLTRGCTGGDGEGCSRLGSLALAEKNPPAACEAFKKGCDADSASACDSYGTWCDEGFGRAHTTLVNLERSCREGRGEDCEEAGLSHERGEGTRKAPERAAKLYQRGCELGSFVSCERLASLEGSGYAGSPAQPEKARQRLFDTCERKLPHACVSVGEALREGRPWLPKDLKAASGYSLRACEQGDADGCEALALAYEAGSGVEQSGERALEHHRKACGLGRAESCIGAGRSAEALKKREEAVRAYQQGCFRGTAAGCEALTRLGEATSLVERSQQVELFAPNRATEMTDLLLLPDSQQLLATAQEQLQLVDLIQGQPVGAPVDLSSQAISWKTPAGSSELVRRPYKLSLSWDARAKEPFGFFEDATGHVMLWRPGRPNPPPPAPAGNDRRCLPLAYHSSGRRVLMTLTSTGVCGDSSVLQQFDVETDKPVGPRVKLEAPVTLLTSSADGSRYAVGLKGGAVRLIDATTGKVTALPGWHTNGVDSLSFHPTRPLLATASFDEGVALWDLSGSTSAPVTIRESVRQVRFSPDGKLLAAAGGPEGLLLLDASTGLRASSPMKLSGGMSQPLIVFSSDGRRLAVADAGYQVLLVTLRGAGTSASAASVPSWFTKTRPLEPPVTPKPPPILKDGRLEGSVKFEGRPVPDAEVVLTPGQEWDDALALGTKRYPVKPDGTFVLTNVPRIEWQLTVEAPGKKKWGSIINGREKALHTGLNATLERAGTLRGRVLSPDLKPAAGVQVSWREPYSQKVSTVVTDASGRFVIDHLSQFGTHYLKALGPNGDLRNQTVELDKLEPRDVELVLRRHSDPAVLRIRVLTAGGKPAPGAELILGGGVNGVTDEQGRWSTDEVGNSRTPFSPRVHWRGNIYDGKLVSVPYPEEVVITVPDAKP from the coding sequence ATGACTCCGCACCCATCGCGACTGTGGACATGCGTACTGCTCGGGCTGTGCGCATGTATTGCCTTCCTCCCCGTCCAGGCCTTTGCGGCCGGTCCGTCCCCGCATGAGCAGTGCCGCACGAACCTGCAGGCCTGCTTCGACCTCGACGAGCGTCCCGCTTCCGAGAAGGAGGCGGGATGCAAGCGAGGGGATGACACCGACTGCTTCCTGTTCGGGCTGAGCGTCATCTGGGGCTCCGGTGTTCCCAAGGACGAGGCCCGGGGATTCCAGTTGCTCGGCAGGGCCTGCCAGCAGAAGCACTTCTCGGCCTGTGAGCAGCTCCTGACCCTGAACGCCATGGGAGAGGGAGGCGCGCAGGAGGCCGCGGCGGCGCGTCCCATGCTGGAGAAGTCCTGCTCGGGCGGCGAGCCGATGGGCTGCTTCCTGCTCGGTGAAATCCACTCGTGGATGGGAAGCCCGCCGCACGACGAGCCGCGTGCGCGTACCTTCTACGAGCAGGCGTGTGAACGCGGGGTGGTGCGGGGCTGCTCGCGCCTGGGCAGCTCACTGGTTGGCGATGAGGAGCTCTCGAAGGGTGTCTCGAAGAAGGACCTCGCCCGGGCGAAGGCGCTGCTCACTCGCGGGTGCACCGGAGGTGACGGAGAGGGTTGCTCGCGCCTGGGGTCGCTGGCTCTCGCGGAGAAGAACCCGCCTGCCGCTTGCGAGGCCTTCAAGAAGGGGTGTGACGCGGACAGCGCCAGCGCCTGCGATAGCTACGGAACCTGGTGCGACGAGGGCTTCGGTCGTGCCCACACGACTCTGGTGAACCTGGAGCGGAGCTGTCGGGAGGGACGCGGCGAGGACTGTGAGGAGGCGGGCCTGTCCCATGAGCGCGGAGAGGGCACGAGGAAGGCTCCCGAGCGCGCGGCGAAGCTCTACCAGCGCGGCTGCGAGCTCGGCTCCTTCGTGTCATGCGAGCGGCTCGCGAGCCTCGAGGGCAGTGGCTACGCGGGTTCGCCCGCCCAGCCGGAGAAGGCGCGTCAGCGGCTGTTCGATACCTGCGAGCGCAAGCTGCCGCACGCGTGCGTCTCGGTGGGCGAGGCGCTGCGCGAGGGGAGGCCCTGGCTCCCGAAGGACCTGAAGGCCGCGTCCGGTTACTCCCTGCGCGCGTGTGAACAGGGTGATGCCGATGGGTGTGAGGCCCTGGCCCTGGCCTACGAGGCGGGGAGCGGCGTGGAACAGAGCGGTGAGCGGGCCCTCGAGCACCACCGCAAGGCGTGCGGGCTGGGCCGCGCGGAGTCCTGCATCGGCGCGGGCAGGAGCGCGGAGGCCCTGAAGAAACGCGAGGAGGCCGTGCGGGCCTACCAACAGGGCTGCTTCCGAGGCACGGCGGCCGGGTGCGAGGCCCTGACCCGGCTGGGCGAGGCCACCAGCCTCGTCGAGCGCTCACAACAGGTGGAGCTGTTCGCGCCGAACCGCGCGACGGAGATGACCGACCTGCTGCTCCTCCCTGACTCGCAGCAGCTCCTGGCCACTGCTCAGGAACAGCTCCAGCTCGTGGACCTCATCCAGGGTCAGCCCGTGGGGGCGCCGGTCGACCTCTCCAGCCAGGCCATCTCATGGAAGACCCCAGCCGGGTCGAGTGAGCTCGTCCGCAGGCCCTACAAACTCTCGCTGAGCTGGGATGCTCGCGCGAAGGAGCCCTTTGGATTCTTCGAGGACGCCACGGGCCACGTGATGCTCTGGCGTCCGGGCCGTCCGAACCCGCCCCCTCCCGCGCCCGCGGGGAATGACCGGCGGTGCCTGCCGCTCGCGTACCACTCCTCCGGGCGCCGCGTGCTCATGACGCTCACCTCCACGGGCGTGTGCGGTGACTCCTCCGTGCTGCAGCAGTTCGACGTGGAGACGGACAAGCCCGTGGGCCCCCGCGTGAAGCTCGAAGCCCCGGTGACGTTGCTCACGTCTTCGGCGGACGGCTCCCGGTACGCCGTGGGTCTCAAGGGCGGAGCGGTGCGGCTCATCGACGCGACGACTGGCAAGGTCACCGCGCTGCCCGGTTGGCACACGAACGGGGTGGACTCGCTCTCCTTCCACCCCACGCGGCCGTTGCTGGCCACGGCGTCGTTCGATGAGGGTGTCGCGCTGTGGGACCTCTCCGGAAGCACGTCCGCGCCGGTGACGATTCGTGAGAGCGTGCGGCAGGTCCGCTTCAGCCCGGATGGGAAGCTGCTGGCCGCGGCGGGTGGCCCGGAGGGACTCCTGTTGCTCGATGCGAGCACGGGCCTGCGGGCTTCGTCCCCCATGAAGCTCTCCGGCGGCATGTCCCAGCCGCTCATCGTGTTCAGCTCGGACGGCCGGAGGCTCGCGGTGGCGGACGCGGGGTACCAGGTGCTCCTGGTGACGCTCCGGGGAGCTGGCACAAGCGCGAGCGCCGCGTCCGTGCCGTCGTGGTTCACGAAGACGCGCCCGCTCGAGCCGCCTGTGACTCCGAAGCCGCCGCCCATCCTGAAGGACGGCCGGCTCGAAGGGTCGGTGAAGTTCGAGGGCAGGCCCGTGCCCGACGCGGAGGTGGTGCTGACGCCCGGTCAGGAGTGGGATGACGCCCTGGCGCTCGGCACGAAGCGCTACCCGGTGAAGCCGGACGGCACCTTCGTGCTCACGAACGTGCCGCGCATCGAGTGGCAGCTCACGGTGGAAGCGCCGGGGAAGAAGAAATGGGGGAGCATCATCAACGGGCGCGAGAAGGCGCTCCACACGGGCCTCAACGCCACGCTGGAGCGCGCGGGCACGCTGCGCGGCCGGGTGCTCTCACCCGACCTGAAGCCCGCCGCGGGAGTGCAGGTGTCCTGGCGGGAGCCCTATTCCCAGAAGGTCTCCACGGTGGTGACGGATGCGAGCGGGCGGTTCGTGATTGACCACCTCTCCCAGTTCGGCACCCACTACCTGAAGGCGCTTGGCCCCAACGGCGACCTCCGCAATCAGACGGTGGAGCTCGACAAGCTGGAGCCTCGAGACGTGGAGCTGGTCCTTCGCAGGCACAGCGACCCCGCGGTGCTTCGGATTCGCGTGCTCACGGCGGGAGGCAAGCCCGCACCCGGCGCGGAGCTCATCCTGGGCGGTGGCGTGAACGGCGTCACGGACGAGCAGGGCCGCTGGAGCACAGACGAGGTGGGCAACAGCCGGACTCCCTTCTCGCCGCGCGTCCACTGGAGGGGGAACATCTACGACGGGAAGCTGGTGTCGGTTCCCTATCCGGAAGAGGTGGTCATCACCGTACCGGACGCGAAGCCCTGA
- a CDS encoding GNAT family N-acetyltransferase, which translates to MTMKQVDPGVEMAPAPVLDVAGLPNDLMTAVKFSLPTDEDMTSVAALRANSEPWKTRGETQEDSLKALTQLRPYVHVAKLQSQVVGYVTVERDGPVPGAAYLRNIVVKPELRRKGLGKVLLEQALKAARDMYRKTIALRVDPSNSAAVSFYRKEGFTTVATVVSKKSGKLRLLMSREL; encoded by the coding sequence ATGACGATGAAGCAGGTGGACCCGGGCGTGGAGATGGCCCCAGCGCCGGTGCTGGATGTGGCGGGCCTGCCAAACGACCTGATGACGGCGGTGAAGTTCTCCTTGCCCACCGATGAGGACATGACTTCGGTGGCGGCCTTGCGCGCCAATTCCGAGCCCTGGAAGACCCGGGGTGAGACGCAGGAGGACAGCCTCAAGGCCCTCACCCAGCTGCGGCCCTACGTCCATGTGGCCAAGCTGCAGAGCCAGGTGGTCGGCTATGTGACGGTGGAGCGGGACGGCCCGGTGCCAGGCGCGGCGTACCTGCGCAACATCGTCGTGAAGCCCGAGCTGCGTCGCAAGGGCCTGGGCAAGGTGCTGCTGGAGCAGGCGCTCAAGGCGGCCCGCGACATGTACCGGAAGACCATCGCCCTGCGGGTGGACCCGTCCAACTCGGCGGCGGTGAGCTTCTACCGGAAGGAAGGCTTCACCACCGTGGCCACGGTGGTCTCCAAGAAGTCGGGCAAGCTCCGCCTCCTGATGTCCCGCGAGCTGTAG
- a CDS encoding VOC family protein yields the protein MSEGGKLKVGSVGWMDLTVKDAVKVKDFYRDVVGWTASGLDMGGYEDFVMSPPGSEASAVGICHARGSNSEQPGGWMIYITVENLDHSLERATAMGGKLRSQVRSAGGMGRYAVIEDPSGATCALFESTKKD from the coding sequence ATGAGCGAAGGCGGCAAGCTGAAGGTGGGCAGCGTGGGCTGGATGGACCTCACGGTGAAGGACGCCGTGAAGGTGAAGGACTTCTACCGCGACGTGGTGGGCTGGACGGCGTCCGGCCTGGACATGGGCGGGTACGAGGACTTCGTGATGTCTCCGCCCGGCAGCGAGGCTTCCGCCGTAGGCATCTGCCACGCACGGGGCTCCAACTCGGAGCAGCCGGGCGGCTGGATGATCTACATCACCGTGGAGAACCTGGACCACAGCCTGGAGCGCGCCACCGCGATGGGCGGCAAGCTGCGCAGCCAGGTGCGCTCCGCCGGAGGCATGGGCCGCTACGCCGTGATTGAGGACCCGTCCGGCGCGACGTGCGCGCTGTTCGAGTCCACGAAGAAGGACTGA
- a CDS encoding regulatory protein RecX, protein MDESRDGEDRKPAGPRTPKRPRKVTPKYLENAALHYLKRYAATRSQLQRVLMRRVDKSLKFHGGDRAEALKWMDELVAKLVRNGLLNDEAYARMKATSLRASGRSTRMIAQKLRMKGVPAELVARKVADASSEVSDEEAARIWARKKRLGPFRKNAQTREENRQRDLAALARAGFSFGIAKKVIDSEPT, encoded by the coding sequence ATGGACGAGTCGCGGGACGGAGAGGACAGGAAGCCGGCGGGCCCGCGCACGCCCAAGCGGCCGCGCAAGGTGACTCCGAAGTACCTGGAGAACGCCGCCCTGCACTACCTGAAGCGGTACGCGGCCACGCGGAGCCAACTCCAGCGCGTGCTGATGCGCCGGGTGGACAAGTCCCTCAAGTTCCACGGCGGAGACCGCGCGGAGGCACTCAAGTGGATGGACGAGCTCGTCGCGAAGCTCGTCCGCAACGGGCTCCTCAATGACGAGGCCTACGCGCGGATGAAGGCCACGTCGCTGCGCGCGTCCGGCCGCAGCACGCGCATGATTGCGCAGAAGCTGCGGATGAAGGGCGTCCCGGCGGAGCTCGTCGCGCGCAAGGTGGCGGATGCCTCGTCGGAAGTCTCGGACGAGGAGGCCGCGCGCATCTGGGCGCGGAAGAAGCGCCTGGGCCCCTTCCGCAAGAATGCCCAGACGCGCGAGGAGAACCGGCAGAGAGACCTCGCCGCCCTCGCGCGAGCGGGCTTCTCCTTCGGCATCGCGAAGAAGGTCATCGACTCGGAGCCCACGTAG
- a CDS encoding SDR family NAD(P)-dependent oxidoreductase: MATKKKTAPESRPLALVTGASSGIGLELARQFVQNGFDLLIAAEDAGIQQARTELSTDGARVEALQVDLATYDGVEQLYAKVRDSGRPVDALAVNAGVGVGGDFARETDLKAELNLIQLNITSSVHLTKRVVKDMVARGEGRILITSSIAAVLPAPLEAVYGASKAFLQSFAEALRNELKDAGISVTSLMPGPTETNFFHRAGMDDTRVGQQEKDDPAQVAKEGFEALMAGKDKVVAGSLTNKMMAASTRVLPDAAKTAMHRHMSEKDPKASHDS; encoded by the coding sequence ATGGCCACGAAGAAGAAGACCGCTCCCGAGTCCCGTCCCCTCGCTCTTGTCACCGGCGCCTCCAGCGGCATCGGCCTGGAGCTGGCGCGGCAATTCGTCCAGAACGGCTTCGACCTGCTCATCGCCGCCGAGGACGCCGGCATCCAGCAGGCCCGCACCGAGCTGTCGACCGACGGCGCCCGCGTCGAGGCCCTGCAGGTGGACCTGGCCACGTACGACGGCGTGGAGCAGCTCTACGCGAAGGTGCGGGACTCGGGTCGTCCGGTGGACGCGCTCGCGGTCAACGCGGGTGTGGGCGTAGGGGGCGACTTCGCGCGCGAGACAGACCTGAAGGCCGAGCTCAACCTCATCCAGCTCAACATCACCTCGTCCGTGCACCTCACCAAGCGCGTGGTGAAGGACATGGTGGCGAGGGGCGAGGGGCGCATCCTCATCACCTCGTCCATCGCCGCGGTGCTGCCCGCGCCGCTGGAGGCCGTGTACGGCGCGTCGAAGGCCTTCCTCCAGTCCTTCGCCGAGGCGCTGCGCAACGAACTGAAGGACGCGGGCATCTCCGTCACCTCGCTGATGCCGGGCCCCACCGAGACGAACTTCTTCCACCGCGCCGGCATGGACGACACCCGCGTGGGCCAGCAGGAGAAGGACGACCCGGCGCAGGTGGCCAAGGAGGGCTTCGAGGCACTCATGGCCGGCAAGGACAAGGTGGTCGCCGGCTCGCTCACCAACAAGATGATGGCCGCCTCCACGCGCGTGCTGCCCGACGCCGCGAAGACGGCCATGCACCGCCACATGTCGGAGAAGGACCCGAAGGCCTCGCACGACTCGTGA
- a CDS encoding type IV pilus twitching motility protein PilT, which yields MNATPRIATLFDALLEQKGSDLHMSVGYPPLGRIRGELVPLREMPLTVQEMEALLFELINPEQKRQITEELDLDFAYGYGTKARFRANYFYKMTGLGAVFRTIPSKVLSLEDLKTPEVVRKLADRRSGLVLVTGPTGSGKSTTLAGMINYINHSRPAHVLTIEDPVEFVHESQKAQVTHREVGPHASSFATAIRSAGREDPNVILIGELRTNETMKLALQLASFGVLVFATVHTNSAPATIDRIINAFPAEEQGQVRGMLAESLAGIVAQQLIKTADGKGRVAALEILVGGSAIASMIREGKVFQIASKMQAGQSQGMQTLDMHLERLVKDNVITPEAALEKAQDKENLAKIISRMKPEWEVPEALKSI from the coding sequence ATGAACGCCACCCCTCGTATCGCCACCCTCTTCGACGCGCTGCTGGAGCAGAAGGGCAGCGACCTGCACATGAGCGTGGGCTACCCGCCCCTGGGCCGCATCCGTGGCGAGCTGGTGCCGCTGCGCGAGATGCCTCTCACCGTGCAGGAGATGGAGGCGCTCCTCTTCGAGCTCATCAACCCGGAGCAGAAGCGCCAGATTACCGAGGAGCTGGACCTGGACTTCGCCTACGGCTACGGCACCAAGGCCCGCTTCCGCGCCAACTACTTCTACAAGATGACGGGCCTGGGCGCGGTGTTCCGCACCATTCCCAGCAAGGTGCTGTCGCTGGAGGACCTGAAGACGCCCGAGGTGGTGCGCAAGCTGGCGGACCGGCGCAGCGGGCTGGTGCTGGTGACGGGCCCCACGGGCAGCGGCAAGTCCACCACGCTGGCCGGGATGATCAACTACATCAACCACTCGCGGCCCGCGCACGTCCTCACGATTGAAGACCCGGTGGAGTTCGTGCACGAGTCACAGAAGGCGCAGGTGACGCACCGGGAAGTGGGCCCGCACGCGTCGAGCTTCGCCACGGCCATCCGCTCGGCGGGCCGCGAGGACCCGAACGTCATCCTCATCGGCGAGCTTCGCACCAACGAGACGATGAAGCTGGCGCTGCAGCTCGCGAGCTTCGGCGTGCTGGTGTTCGCCACGGTGCACACGAACAGTGCGCCGGCCACCATCGACCGCATCATCAACGCGTTCCCCGCCGAGGAGCAGGGGCAGGTGCGCGGAATGCTGGCGGAGAGCCTCGCGGGCATCGTCGCGCAGCAGCTCATCAAGACGGCGGACGGCAAGGGCCGCGTGGCGGCGCTCGAAATCCTGGTGGGCGGCAGCGCGATTGCTTCCATGATTCGCGAGGGCAAGGTGTTCCAGATTGCGTCCAAGATGCAGGCCGGCCAGAGCCAGGGCATGCAGACCTTGGACATGCACCTGGAGCGGCTGGTGAAGGACAACGTGATTACTCCCGAGGCCGCGCTGGAGAAGGCGCAGGACAAGGAGAACCTCGCGAAAATCATCTCCCGCATGAAGCCCGAGTGGGAGGTGCCGGAGGCGCTGAAGTCCATCTGA